The DNA window TCAATAGCCCCAATGCGCAGGGCATGCCGGCAAATGCCAAAGATTATTCGAATCAATTGATGGAGATCCAGTACGCGTCTCCTGCTTTGTTTAACCGTAATACGCCAACCTATGAGGCGGTGCAGCGCTGGGTCGCCTCCGGCGGCGATACGCGCCAACTGGGCCAGTTTGGGCTGAGCGCCTTCCAGATGGAAGGCGTGGACAACTATGGCAACGTACAGTTTACCGGTTACTACACGCCGGTGGTGCAGGCGCGCTATACCCGGCAGGGTGAGTTCCGTTATCCGCTGTACCGTATGCCGCCAAAAGGCTGTAGCCGCCTGCCCGATCGTGCCGGTATCTATTCTGGCGCTCTCGACGATCGCTATGTTATCGCCTACACCAACTCGCTGATGGACAACTTTATGATGGAAGTCCAGGGCAGCGGCTATGTGGACTTTGGCGACGGCCAACCGCTGATGTTCTTCGGCTACGCCGGCAAAAACGGCCACGCCTACCGCAGCATCGGCAAAGTGCTGATTGATCGCGGCGAAGTCGCCAGGGCAGATATGTCCATGCAGGCGATTCGCCACTGGGCGGAAACCCACAGTGAAGCGGAAGTGCGCGAACTGCTGGAGCAGAACCCTTCCTTTGTCTTCTTCCGCCCAGAGGCGTTTGCGCCGGTGAAAGGGGCAAGCGCCGTTCCGCTGATCGCCAAGGCTTCCGTTGCTTCCGATCGTTCCCTGATCCCCGCCGGCACCACATTGCTGGCGGAAGTACCCCTACTGGACAACCAGGGGAAATTCACGGGAAAATATGAGATGCGCCTGATGGTGGCGCTGGACGTCGGCGGCGCCATTAAAGGGCAGCACTTCGATATTTATCAGGGCATTGGGCCAGAGGCTGGCCACGCAGCGGGTTATTACAACCACTATGGCCGCGTTTGGGTGCTGAAAGGGGCGAATG is part of the Gibbsiella quercinecans genome and encodes:
- the mltA gene encoding murein transglycosylase A; translation: MKGRWGKYLLGGLVIAVLAGCSSKPTDRGQQYKDGHFDQSLELVNSPNAQGMPANAKDYSNQLMEIQYASPALFNRNTPTYEAVQRWVASGGDTRQLGQFGLSAFQMEGVDNYGNVQFTGYYTPVVQARYTRQGEFRYPLYRMPPKGCSRLPDRAGIYSGALDDRYVIAYTNSLMDNFMMEVQGSGYVDFGDGQPLMFFGYAGKNGHAYRSIGKVLIDRGEVARADMSMQAIRHWAETHSEAEVRELLEQNPSFVFFRPEAFAPVKGASAVPLIAKASVASDRSLIPAGTTLLAEVPLLDNQGKFTGKYEMRLMVALDVGGAIKGQHFDIYQGIGPEAGHAAGYYNHYGRVWVLKGANAGTLFSANSPAPGGGSLLVNR